The genomic DNA ATCCAGGTAAAGGCAACAGAAACAATTTGTCCCTGTATTTGTCACAACAACTCAAGCTGGCTTACATGATGCCCCATGCATTAACACCAACAAAAGAGACCTAACTGTCTATGAATGAAAATCAGCAacagaaaactgaattttagaTGGAGTTCAAGTAACctctaatttttatttttattgtactGAATCTGAAGTGAACAAACATCAGTTTAAGCAACTTTTATGAAGAGAACAATTTTAGACTGCATTTAACATAAcagcttaaaaatatattttagcctTTGGGTGAAGAGGGTATTAGTTTTCATCTGACTCTTTACACTTCTTTCTTTGTGACAAACAGACCCCTctaaaatcaattttataatacatttaatttaaacttccagaaaaagaaccaaaaattaaatcatactCTACACAGTTGTCTCCTTCTGACTACCATTGAACATCTtcaaaagcaaagtaaatacattttttacTCACCAAAACAAGTGATTATTCCAGTTTTAAGAAAGCTCGAAAGCAAGATCCGGTAAGATATCATTTTCTTAGTTTCCTGTAAACATAAGGCGCATAAAACGTCCGTTAGATTGAAGAAACGTTTTAATTATTCAGCAGAGAGAGAGGGTTTTACTAATGAAGAAAGGAGCAGGCACAAAGAACCTTGAACTTTTGATGAACAAtagattttcaaacaaagagtGTAGAACAGATAGTTTTTCAACCTCTTTTATGCGCATACCGAGATACGGAAACCTAATAGGAACCTCGATAAAGAATTGaacttgtgatttttttcctcttgtgaACTGTCACTACCTCATCTTTGTCAAAAAGTGAAGTTAAGCACGCGATGTGCAAATAGAGTAAAGAATTACTAGTTTATCGCGTAGAATAACCTATTACGTgatcagaaaaaatatatatatactaagTGTTCTCTTTATCTGGCGTTTTAGTTAAACTCGTATGCCATGAAAACAGACTCGATGCCATGAAAATTTGATGTTCATGTGGGATTAATTATAAATTTACGAAATAAACATTTGCCTTTAAACATCCGACTTGTACAACATTCAACTACAACCAAAGGGACCAAAAACaatcacttaaaacaaaatttacaccAAAAATATGTTTGATCGTATCAAATAAGTGTCCATTACATGTCACCAACGCGAGCGAATATCGTTGTCTTGGTAAGCAACCCATAGTCATGCATGGAAACAAAATAACATTCAGTCTGCACATTGTACTCACAAAACAGCTATAATTCTTGAGCTTGCTCAACGCAAAGACTTCGTTGTTCCGTCAGGTTGacgataacagtgatggtaCGGTAGTTGCTGCCACTTTctggaggaattttttttgcagacgTTCTATTTCCGGGGTGAAGACCAGAGCATGACAAGAAGACAGGCATCAATACTTGTATGCCCATATTATCGATCGCTtcgaaagtaaacaaaactaaaacaaagaaatccGACCCCCTAATcaacaaaatgccaaaattAGGATCGATTCTCAGTGATGACAGGTTTGTTCGCCTATTTACTGTTGATATTGCTCTTTCCTTTATGCACAAAACGGAAGGAAAAATTTAGACACCACAAAATATTGATCCGCAAAAATGTAAATCCCGCGATTTGGTTACAAACGCGAAAGGTTCCGAATCGGTCTCGAAGATGATCCTGAGAGGAAAAATGATGTTCGACAAGTCTCGGTTAAACCCGGAAGATAGTCGATAAACCTCATATTAGGACTGGTAACCAATCAATTAGCCCTCTATCCGCTATCGTACCAGACATTTcagcaatattttttaaaacgtTTTACAGCTAATTTTGTAGTTCAGATCTCTATAACAAGTTTTGGAACTAACATGGTATGTTAAAAAGGATTTCTCACTACATGGTTTCTATTTTCTATCAATCCATCTACCGCTTATTCGTGCATGTTAAGCTTGAATCGCTCTACAAGCTAGCTTACATGACAAGTTTGCTTTTCCACAGTCGATCACTGTTGATGTATATTCTGATTTGTCCTGCCCTTGGTGTTACGTGGGCAAGAGGCGGCTCGACAAAGCCATTCAGCAGTATACTGAAGCTGGCATCACTGTACATTGGCATCCCTACATTATAGACAAAAATACTGCTGAAATGGGAGAGGATTACATGGCATACAATACCAGAAGGTAAAATTGTGACATCTAATCGGTCAATTCAGTCACtgctttttcagtttcttaacCTTTGACCCTTGAaggtgactaacatctaattttctcctaataatatcacccctgaaatgcacattaaggtcatgagaataatggaaatgatcacctgcTAGGATGAAAggtgattgttaaacaaattctccttgtcagcacctaaggaatTGTATAGACTACAgagtggagaatatgcatacttatgattggttgtaaagggttaaaaagatgGTATATCTagaaacagataatgagaagGACAAACAATCCTTTGGTGacaggggaggggggggaatgCTACATCAAAGATCTAGGAATACCTGAAGGgaataaataaatttccaaTTCAATTCAAAGAGAGTAATGGAATTAATTAGTTTTACATTATTTGCAACTATTAATTCAGAATAGCTCAACATCTCTATAACTTGCACCCTTGAGTGTGATTAGGAAAATCCACTTTTCTTCCTTATGCGAGTCCTCTCCATATACAAGGATgacacaaacaaacacacatGCACAGGCACCCAAGCTGATAAGCAGTGGTACAGAGGGTGGATAGTTGAACTGTTGTACAGCATTTTTTCAAAGGGTGTATAAGACTGCGTAGGGGCGAAATCTTTGCTTGGCAGATGGGTGCCAATAAATGAGGGTAGCCAGTTACCTTCTGGAAAGCCATTTGATCATTTTAGAAAATGATCCAGAGTTGAAACAACAAGAGgcagaaagacagacagacagacatacAGTCAAGCAGACAGATACATGTAGATAGACAGATAGCCAGACAGACTTATGCATAGATAAACAAACCAACTCAAAGACAGATGCTGTCAGATAAAAggacaaatgaataaatttgttgCTAGGTTGTGCAGCAATCAATCAGTTTGACCACTCAGAGTGTATTAGAAACTAGCATACTGACCAAATGACTCTCACTCCCTCCCCTACTAATCTTATTAGGAGGCAACACAGCCAAATGGTTAGGGTgctggacttgtaatctggtgggCCTGGGTTCAAGTCTTCCACCCTGCCAATCACTGAATTTGTTCTCGTTAACCCtgagttcaactccttggctgtGCTGTttaaatagccaactggtctgcctcctgccagttgggattttcaagtaatttatgtttatttcagtcattgtaGAGCACTTTTTGATAGCAATAGAAACAGGGCTATATAAATAACGTATTATTATTGAATGATGGACTAACTGATTAAATTTAGGTGGGGAGGTGATGGATGGACACGATCACTCAGAAGGGCTGGACAACAGGATGGATTAGGAttcaaaaactggaaaacatgGCCAAATTCTTTACATGGTCACCGCCTCATTCACCTGGCTGGGATGCAGAAAGGACCGGAAGGACAAGGAAAAGCTAAAGATCTCCTACTGCGCATGATCTATGAAGATGGCAAAAAATTAATGTTAGTGACACTGGTACACTGATTGAAGCTGCTAAAGAACTGGGCTTGGAAGGTGCAGAGGACTATCTCAAATCTTCCTCTGATGTAGATTTGGTTTTGTCTCAAGATTCATTTGCAAAATCTCAATTGAGAATATCTGGTGTGCCCTACTTTGTCATATCAAGTGACAATAAAGATAAGAAGACAATATCTTTGTCTGGAGCCCAAGGTACTGAGCAGTTTTTAGCAGCATTTAGTCATATGACAAAATAGATGCCATTGGACATGTAATTATGAACAGTTGTGACAATTAACTACTGTAAAAACAATTGCCAACTGATCAGTCAGAACTCCACTTGTGTTAGAGATACATGATGTACTGGGTGATAGAGGTGATAATTGATGTGATTGATGTGATAGAGGACACATGATGTACTGAGGCTTAAGTGGGTAATGTATATTGACTGCAGCTGTAATTTAGTGTGAATCCTCTACAGCCATGGGGGGCAGTGGCTCTTATCTAACTTTCTTGTCCTTGCAGCAATCAATGTCAGAATCCacacaacaaaaattttattttctgaaaagaaaattttattattgaatAAAGGGATAAACAACTCAAAGGGTAATA from Pocillopora verrucosa isolate sample1 chromosome 2, ASM3666991v2, whole genome shotgun sequence includes the following:
- the LOC131792681 gene encoding LOW QUALITY PROTEIN: uncharacterized protein YwbO (The sequence of the model RefSeq protein was modified relative to this genomic sequence to represent the inferred CDS: deleted 2 bases in 1 codon): MSITVDVYSDLSCPWCYVGKRRLDKAIQQYTEAGITVHWHPYIIDKNTAEMGEDYMAYNTRRWGGDGWTRSLRRAGQQDGLGFKNWKTWPNSLHGHRLIHLAGMQKGPEGQGKAKDLLLRMIYEDGKINVSDTGTLIEAAKELGLEGAEDYLKSSSDVDLVLSQDSFAKSQLRISGVPYFVISSDNKDKKTISLSGAQGTEQFLAAFSHMTK